The following are encoded together in the Pygocentrus nattereri isolate fPygNat1 chromosome 3, fPygNat1.pri, whole genome shotgun sequence genome:
- the plekhf2 gene encoding pleckstrin homology domain-containing family F member 2: MVDRLANSEANSKRIAVVESCFGTAGQPLAIPGRVLIGEGVLTKLCRKKPKARQFFLFNDILVYGNIVIQKKKYNKQHIIPLESVTIDTVADEGDLRNGWLIKTPTKSFAVYAATATEKSEWMSHISKCVSDLLEKSGKSPTGEHAAVWVPDSEASVCMRCQKVKFTPVSRRHHCRKCGFVVCGPCSEKKFLLPSQSSKPVRVCEFCYDQLSTGATLPVRSNSYSLLPPSCKFGSNVSDDEDEDDSSD; the protein is encoded by the coding sequence ATGGTGGACCGCTTGGCAAACAGCGAGGCCAACTCCAAGCGCATCGCGGTGGTGGAGAGCTGCTTCGGCACGGCCGGTCAACCACTGGCCATCCCAGGCCGTGTGCTCATCGGAGAGGGCGTGCTCACCAAACTGTGCCGTAAAAAGCCCAAAGCACGACAGTTCTTCCTCTTTAATGACATCCTGGTGTATGGCAACATCGTCATccagaaaaaaaagtacaacAAGCAGCACATCATCCCGCTGGAAAGTGTCACCATAGATACTGTGGCGGATGAGGGAGACCTGCGCAACGGCTGGCTCATCAAAACCCCTACCAAGTCTTTTGCAGTGTATGCTGCCACAGCCACAGAGAAGTCAGAGTGGATGAGCCACATCAGCAAGTGCGTGTCAGATCTGCTGGAAAAGAGCGGCAAGTCGCCCACCGGCGAGCATGCGGCAGTGTGGGTGCCGGACTCTGAGGCATCCGTCTGCATGCGCTGCCAGAAGGTGAAGTTCACCCCCGTCAGCAGGCGCCACCACTGCAGAAAGTGTGGCTTTGTGGTGTGCGGGCCCTGCTCGGAGAAAAAGTTCCTGCTGCCCAGCCAGTCGTCCAAACCGGTCCGTGTTTGCGAGTTCTGTTACGACCAGCTCTCCACAGGGGCCACCCTGCCAGTCCGCTCGAACTCCTACAGCCTCCTACCACCTAGCTGCAAATTCGGCTCCAACGTCTCTGACGACGAGGATGAAGACGATAGCAGTGACTGA